AGCTATCAATTTGGTACAACAGAAGTATTAAAAAACTTAGATTTACAAGTAAAAGAAAATGAAATTATTTGTTTACTTGGTGCGAGTGGCTGTGGAAAAACAACGCTTTTAAAAGCTATTGCAGGTTTACTGGAAATCAAGCAAGGCACTATTACTCTTGCCAATCAAAATTTGAATACTGTTGCAGTGGAAAATCGACAAATTGGCTTTATTTTTCAAGATTATGCGCTTTTTCCACATTTAACGGTAGCTGAAAATATTCAATTTGGATTAAGCAAACTTTCCAAAAAAGAGCAACAATTTGCTACTGAGCGAGTGTTAGAAACTGTTAAATTACAAGGTTTTGAAAAACGTTATCCTTACGAGTTATCAGGCGGACAACAACAGCGAGTGGCGATTGCTCGCTCATTGGTTTGTAACCCTAAATTACTGTTACTTGATGAACCTTTTTCCAACATTGATACCCAAACTCGTTATGAGATGATTGATGAAATTAAAGCGATTTTAAAAAGTCAAAATGTCCCCGCTATTTTTGTGACTCACAGTAAAGAAGAGGCTTTTGCTTTTGCAGATCGTATTGCAATTATGGATCAAGGTAAAATTGTACAATATGAAACGCCAACAACCCTTTATAGTAAACCCCATAATAAATTTGTGGCGGATTTTTTAGGTGAAACGAATTATTTAGATTGTGAAGTGATAGATGAACATCACTTAAATACCATTTTAGATAAACACTATTTTGATAAAATTAATTATTCAAAAGGAAAATATCAATGGCTTGTTCGTCCTGAACAAATCGCAATAAATCTTAATTCTCAAAGCAAGGGGAAAGTGATTAAAAAATTATTTTTAGGACAACAATATCGCTATAATATTGCAATAAATGAATTATATCTTACCGCTTACCATCGCCAAGATATTCCTATTGGAACGATGGTTGATGTTGGGGTTATTTGTGATGAGGTAGTGTTGTTGAACTTTTAAAGAAACAGTCTCAAACAAAAGGGGAGTTTTATTTCCCCCTTTTCCTTTGAATAGTAAAATATTATTCTAAAATATAAACTTCCGTTGTATGATGAGGCTTCTGTTCTTCCTCTGGAGGAAGCGTCATATAATCGCCATAATACATTGTTAAATGTTCGTGATATCCTTTCATTACAGGGTATTTCTCACCCTCAAAGTCAACATAAACTACATCATCAAAATAGTTTTTCGGCATATAAGATTTTTTCCAACCACCATAATCAGATAACACTAAACCTATATGGTCAGCTTTTTCAATAGGATAGTTTTTTTGAAACAGAGTTAAATTTTCTGTCATTTTATTAAACAAATAATGGGATAAAGTTGAAAAGATCTTACCGCTTATAGATCCCTCTTTTGCTCTTTTCCATCTTTTTTTACAAGAAGAAAACCGTAATTTAAGGCGTCTGTGCTTTTTCATCATTTTATAAAGAATATCTGGATTATTTGGTACAGCATCATAAATGAAAATATCAATAAAAATACCTGATTTTCTACCTTTAGGATCAACTAAGAGGGTGTTTTCATCAAAAATTTTAGTCATTTCTCCACAAAATTGCCCCTCAATATCTTCCGCAAGAGAAATACTATACTGTTTATGGTCATTTTGACTTTGCCAAATATTTACAAACTTTTGGTATTCATCACGACACATATAAACATCAATATCATCATCCCAAGGAATAAAACCGCTATGACGAATTGCACCTATTAAAGTGCCACCACCTAAAGAGTAGACGATATTATTCTCTCTACAAATCATATCAAAATATTTCAATATATCTAATGCAATTAGTTGATGCTCTCTTAAATTAATTTTTTTCATTCTTTTTTCCTACTAAATTATTCAAAATAAAATTATATTGAATTAAATTATCCATTTCATATCCCTCTGATAACGGTATTTGCTCAGTAGTGACATTGAGTTCTTGAATTATTTCCATTGGAATATTATCCCAATAAAGTTTAGGGTTTAATAAGGTATCTTTTTCAAGATAATTCATAAACTCGTCCTTTATTTTGTCACAATCAGGTTTTGCCCAATAAGAAATACCGAGTAAACTTGGTTCGCACTCGTTGGTTACTTTAATTTGTCTCACCTTGTTTGATGATAATACTGGCACCCATTCTTTATCACTACTATTAGGGCGTTCTATTACAAAATAACAACTTTGCTCTCGTTGTTTTTTAAAGATATTTTTAAATAACACAACATCGGAATCGATCACATAGCTATTATTAAAATAATTCATTGCCTGATAAAAAGAGTAAATATTATTATATTCACGGTATTTATCATTTTTTAACAAGTGGCAACCATATTTATCGGATAAATAACTAAATTGCTCTGCAAGATGTCCTGTAACAATATAAATATCCGTAATTCCTGCTTCGTGTAGATATATAATCGTTCTTTCAATATTAGGAATACCATTGATAGGTAACAGTGCTTTATGTGTTTTTTGTGTAATATCTTTAAAGCGACTGCCTAATCCTGCTGCTAATATAATCGCATTCATAATTTTTCTCGCTTATCTTTGAGGGTAATAGTTGTACCTACAACAACTCCTATTGTGAGCAGTACTATTGATATATTCATTTCTGTTCTTCCCAATATCACACTTAGTAACACAATCCAAAATCCATAAGTGATATTTAACATCATTGCTCTAATTGGTTTAATCAAATAAATGGCTTGATAATAAAGCAAATAAGAGAGCATTGAAGAAGAAAATATAAGACCTAACAGAAAAACAAAATGAGACTCTGTAAAGGATTTAAACAGTGTGGCGGTATCTAATTCAAAAAAGAACAACAAAAACAAATAACCTAAACTCGCCCCTAGCTGTCTAAAAAAATACACAACAGTAGAGGGTAAAAACTGCATTACATAAGATGAAAGCACAATCTCTGCTCCCCAACTTAATGCACTAATAAAGGCAAGCCCTACGCCGAATAATAAAATTTGTGAAGAACTCAAATCAAGGCTTAATAAAAGTGTGCAAAATATCGCTATACTAAAACCGATAATTCCCCACTTTGTCATACGCTCTTTTAAAAATAGAAAAGATAATAATGCCCCAAATACAGGATAAAGAGATGAAATAGGGGCTGCATAGCCCACACCAATATAACTGATTGCTTGTAAGTAGCAAAACATTCCAACTGGACCACCGATTAAACCTGCAATTACTGCTAGTATACCTACTCGTTTATGCTTTATTAATTTATGATGTTGCGGTACTTTTTTATAGCAAAGTAACCCAGCAAATAATAAAGAACCACTTTCAATCAAAAAAAGTAGTGATAATATAATCACTAAGGAAGTAACAAAGGGATAATCTTCATTTAATACTTCATATAGAATCCCGGTGACACCCCAGAGCAAGCCTGATAATAGACCGAATATATAACCGTGATATTTTACCATTCACAATTCTCTTGTTCTTTCCAGTTTTTCATAAATTGAATGGCTCTCTCAATTCTTATTTGTCCGTAATCATCAAAAAATTCGTTATTTTCTTCTTTTACTAATGTCCAAATAAACCATAAAATATCTTGTGTGAATTGATATAAATGAATTTTTTTCAATAACTCGCCATCTTCTTCTCCATCAAAATAGTGGTGTAAGAAAAAGGCTTGCTCTTCTTCATTTAATTTTGATTCAAGTAAAAAAGCAGCAATATCAAACATAGGATCATTCATTCCTGAATATTCCCAATCAATAAAATAAACTGATTGTTGTTTAAGTAAAATATTTTCAGGTACAAGATCATTATGACAAGGTACTAGTACTTTGTTATTAGTTAAGTAAGAACTGATAGATTTCAAAAATAGGAGTAAATCAGGAATATCTTTACTATATTCATAAAATGAATACTTATTTTTTAACAATCCAATATATTTATCTAATTCATTGAAAACATTGAACTCATTAGCAAATTTAACAGTACTACAATGTAATTTTTTTAAAGTTTTGGCAATAAGCTCTAAATTAGAATGTGCTTTGATTGTGGTATGATCTAATGCTGTGCTATCTGATAGATATTTAGTAATCTTGATACCTGAATTAGCATCAATAAAGCAGGTTTCAACATTAAAATGTTGCTCTGACATTAATAAACTATTAACAGATTCATAATCTCGTTCAATGAGTCTTTCTGTCATTGCGCCTGGTATACGAACAACAACATAGTCTATGTGTTTGTTTTCTATACAAACCAAATAATTTTTATTTGTCATTCCACCTAAAAACGAAATATCTTTTATTGCAGAAAATGGCAGAGCTAAATTTTCTCGAACTATTTTTATGATTTCTTTCATCTGATTATAATATTTTTGAAATAAAAAGAGATTAATACCCTTGTAATAAGAGTTGAAATTATATCATAAATACTCCTTGATTCTGTAATTATCCCCAAATAAATTTACAGTGTTAACTGTCTTCGCACAAAACAAAAAACCGCTTATAATATCTATAAGCGGTAAGATTGTATTAAAAATTTGCAATTATAGGATTACATTATCCCTCACAACTACTACAACTTAGTAAATTACGATTAAATACCTGTGCTGCACTCATACTATATTGATAGTAAATAGATTTAACCCCTAATTCTTCAGCGGTTAAATAGAGTTGGTTCAAATCTCTTGCTGGTGTATTAGGATGTACCATTAGGTTAATACTCTGCCCTTGATCAATATACGTCTGACGCTGTGCTGCTTGTTGAATAACACTTAATTGACTGATTTCAGAGAAAGTTTTAAAGACCTCTTTTTCGTGTTCTGATAATTCCGTTAAATGTTGTACTGAGCCATCATTTACCAAAATGCTCTCCCACACTTTTTCATTATCTAACCCTTTCTCTTGCAATAATTTTTCTAAGAAAGGATTTTTATAGACCATTTTTATTTTCGCTAGATCTTTTACATAGTAATTTGATTTAAAGGGTTCAACGGATGGCGATACACTACCTAAAATAAAACTACTTGATTTGGTTGGGGCAATACTCATTAAAGTCGTATTACGACGTCCATACCCTTGTAAAATTTCAGGTTCTCCAAAATATTCAGCCAATTCTTGAGAAGCCTTGAATGTTTTTTGCTGTAGCACTTGAAAAATTTCATTGTTTTTTTGCATTGCCTCAAAACTATCAAAGGCAATATGATTAGCTTGTAAATAACTATGCCAACCCAATACACCTAAACCTAACGCTCGGTGACGTTTTGCAAAGCGATTTGCTTTATCCAAAAATGGCACTGTTGCACTTTTTTCAATAAATTCACTCATTACTGCATCTAAGAAATACGTAAGCACTTCTGGTGCATCAGTATCCTTCCACTCATCAAAATACAGTAGGTTCATTGAAGATAAACAACACACAAAACTCTCTTCTGAATTTGAAGGTAACATAATTTCAGTACACAAATTAGAAGCGTGAATATTCATATTTTTATCTTTATACACATCAGGGCGACCTGCATTGGCATTATCCTTAAAAAATAAATAAGGGATACCTGTTTCTGTTTTACGTTGTAAAATCCTTGCCCACATTTGACGCTTATAAGGATCGCCAGCTTTCATTGATTCAAGCCATTCGTGACCAACACATACGCCATAGTACATCAACTGAATAGGATTACCCTCAGTATGAATATCAAGCCACTCTTCAATATCTGCGTGTTCAATATCAATATAACCTGCAAACTGCCCTTTTCGAGAGGTGCCTTGTGAAATTACATCAATAGTGGTGTCAAATAATTTACTAAAATTAAAGGAACCATCAGATTTTCCATTATTGCTAATATTACTACCACGAGGGCGAATATCACCAAAATAAGCTGAAGTACCACCTCCTGTTTTACTCATCATTCCCACTTCTGCAACGGTAGACATAATATCTGCGATTGAATCACCAATATAACTCCCAAAGCAAGAAATAGGCAAACCACGATCTAAGCCAAAATTAGACCAAATTGGCGAAGAAAGAGAGAAATAACCTCGTGCCATATAATGGTAAAATTTATCTCCAAAGCCTTTAATCTTTAGCTTTTGTTCTGCGTGATCGGCAATATAGCGAATACGCTCTAAGGCGGTAGTTCCCTCTAATAGGTAACCTCGTTGTAAAAATAAACGGCTATCATCATTTAGCCATTCAAAATCAGGTCTTTCGGTATTAAAATAAGTCATCGGCGGTTATCTGCTTCATTTTTTTGCTGTAATCAGTACTACGTTTGTTAAAGAAATCTGTCTCTTTACCAGATAAAATTTCAATATCAAACCACTCTGTTTCTTTTAACAATTCGTTATCCACTTGATAAGGTAGTTCAATACCTAAGGTTGATAATGAATTGTTATAACGGTTAGTGATATAATTTTCTACGGTTTTTAAATCAATAAAATCAAGATCTCCTTCTTCAAAAATCCACATAAGAATATTACGTTCTGCTTCAAGTGCTTGATTCGCTAGTGATTTTAATTCTTCATAAAAATCATCACCAAACAGTTCACTATGTTCATTTCTTAAAATTTCATAAAGTGCAATGCCAAAACGTCCGTGAATTTCCTCTTCTTTTGAGGTTGCTTCAACAGCATTGGAAATCCCTTTAAATAAATTCTTATGTTTATTAAAAGACATCATAATTAAAAACTGTCCAAACAAGGAGATATGTTCCACAAAAAGAGAAAATAATACTAAGGATAAAATAAACTGTTCTTTCCCTTCTTCTTTTTCTCGCATAAATTCTTCCATATAATTTATACGATCCATAAGCGGTTGAATTTCTGTAATATTTGCAAACATATCATTCAAACCCAACTTTTCGAGTAAAAAAGAATAAGCATCTTTATGGCGAACTTCACTTTCTGCAAAAGTGCCACCTACATCATCAATTTCAGGTTTTGGAAAATAGCGATACAAATCACCCCAAAAACGTTTAACACTAACCTCAACTTGAGAAATAGCTAACATTGCACGAGTTAAAACACTACGCTCTTTTTCATTTATGACTGTTTTATAATCTTGAATATCACCCGTAAAATTAAATTCAGTATGTAACCAATAAGAATGACGAATTGCATCTTTAAACTCCAATAATTCAGGGTATTCATAGGGTTTAATTTGGATTCGTTTTTCAAAAAGATTTCTCGACATAATAGCTCTATATTTTGGTTGAAAATAACCGCTAATATACAATAAAAATCAACTTTAAGCTAATAATAATTATTATTATCCATAAAAGAATATTTACAAAAAAATTGTTTTGAGCCACAATACCCACAACATCTATTTTTGATAAAATTTACATAATGAAAACGACATTTATTTACCCTAATAGTACCCTTATTGCAGGCGTTGACGAAGTAGGACGTGGTCCTCTTGTTGGAGCCGTTGTTACAGCAGCGGTGATCCTCGACCCTCACAATCCGATCGCAGGTTTAATGGATTCTAAAAAACTGTCTGAAAAACGCCGTGAAGCCTTAGCAGAAGAAATAAAACAAAAAGCCCTTTGTTGGTCTTTAGGCAGAGCTGAACCAGAGGAAATTGATAAGTTGAATATTTTAAATGCTACAATGCTAGCTATGCAACGAGCAGTAAAAGCACTAACTATACAACCTAATTTTGTATTAGTTGATGGCAACCGAACACCTGATTTTTCAATACCCTCACAAGCAATAATAAAAGGAGATAATTTGGTTGCTGAAATCAGTGCGGCTTCTATTCTCGCAAAATTAGTACGTGATAATGAAATGAAAGAACTAGACAAACTCTTTCCCGAATACGGTTTTGCTAGACACAAAGGCTATCCAACCAAGTTACATTTTGAAAAATTAGCGGAATTTGGAGCAACGCCTTTTCATCGTAAAAGTTTTGCTCCTGTGGCTAAAATTATTGAACAAAAACAAATTTTATAACTTAAAAAATGCTCTGACTTGTTCCACATCTTGTTGAATTTGTTGTTTTAGATCGTTAAAACTAGGAAACTTTATCTCAGAGCGTATTTTTTTTAGAAACACCACTTCAATACTTTGCCCATAAATCGTACGATTAAAGTTAAAAATATGTACTTCTAATAGTGCATTTACACCATTAACTGTTGGTCGATTACCTACATTTGCAATACCATTTAAACATTCATCATTCAGTTTCACCTGCACGGCATAAACGCCGTGAATTGGAACAACAAAACGATCAAGCATTACATTTGCCGTTGGAAAGCCAATGGTTCTCCCTAATTTTTTACCATGAATAATGCGCCCTGCAATAGAGTAAGGTTTTCCTAATAACCGTTCTGCCAGTGCCAAATCATCATTTTGTAGTGCCTTTCGAATAAAAGTACTACTCACTCGTTGATGGTTAAAATGATAGGTTTGATGGTCTTCCACAATAAAACCGTATTTTTTACCTGCCTGTTTTAACGTATCAAAATCCCCCATCCGCTCAGCACCAAAACGAAAATCATCTCCCACACTTAGATAAGTAACATTAAGTTTTTCTACCAAACACTGATCAATAAATTCTTCCGCTTGCAGGCTTGCAAACTGTTGAGCAAAACGAATACACAACACAAAGTCGATTTCTTCCTGTTTAAGGTAATGTAGTTTATCTCGTAGTCGCATTAAACGAGCTGGAGCGGTAACATTTTTCCCATTTTTTGCAAGTTTTTTAACAAAAAACTCTCTTGGATGAAGCTCAAATAGCATCACTACCGTTGGAACATTAAGCTGTTTCGCTGTCTGTTTTAAACGCAACAAAATCTGTTGATGACCACAATGTACTCCATCAAAATTGCCAATAGTTAAAGCACAACCTTTGGATAAAGTTGGAGCATTTTTTAGATTATAGAGACCTCGAATAAGTTGCATTTTTCCTACTTATTGGCTTCAAACCAACTTTCTAAAATTAAACACGCAGATATAGAATCCACTTTCCCTTTAGTTAGTGCTTTATAGCCCCCTCGAGCAAAGATTTCTTCTTTCGCTGCAACAGTGGTTAAGCGTTCATCTTGTAACTCAACAGGTAAACTAAAGCGTCCATTTAAACGATTAGCAAATTTTTTAGCACGTTGAGTAAGAGGTTGTTCTGTGCCATCCATATTTAACGGTAATCCTACCACTAATAAATCAGGCTTCCATTCTTTTAACACTTGCTCGATTTGTTGCCAATTAGGAATGCCATCTTGTGCTTTAAAAGCAGGTAGTCCCTGTGCTGTTCCAGTGATACTCTGCCCTACTGCACAACCAATACTTTTCGTACCAAAATCAAATGCAATTAACGTTTTGCTCATTAAGCCCGTCCTGCTTTCGCTAACAACATATCAATGCCAAGCAACTGATTCGCCTCATTCCAACGATCCATATAACCTGTTTCAAATAAAGTCTTTTCATTACTCGGTGCAACAATCCAATAGTTACGTGCAATTTCTTGCTCTAATTGTTCAGGAGCCCACGTAGCACAACCTAAACACGCTAAAAATTTTTCAGGGGCATTAGGTTTTCCTAACACATCTAAAATATCACTCGAAACAGTCATCATCACATTAGGTGAAATTTGCTGACTTTGCGCAAAATGTTGTGAAGTTTGGGTATGCAAAATAAAACCTCTATCTTGCTTCACAGGCCCTCCACTCAAAACAATTTGATCTTTGGTATAATCACGCTGATTTGCCATTAAAAAATCCATTTTAGCCAATAATTCCATTACTGAAAGATCCGTTGGTACTGTGATCATTAGTCCCATAGAACCCTCACTATTATGCTCACAGATATAAATGACAGAACGCTCAAAATAATCATCGTCCATATCAGGTGTTGCAATTAAAAAGTGATTTTTCAAATTCATCATTCGCTTAAATCCCCAAAACAAAGTTGCAAAGCAGTAATCGCAGCCAGTGATGCAGTTTCCGTTCTTAATACTCGTTTTCCTAATAGCACTTCTGTAAATCCTTGTTGTTCTGTCATCGCAATTTCATCAGCCGACAACCCACCTTCTGCACCAATCAACAGACGAACACCTGCTTGTGGCACAGTCGTTAATTGCTTAATACCTTGTTTGGCTCGTGGATGTAAATTTAATTTCAGCATTTCATCTTGTTCCTGACACCAATCTGTCAGTTTCATTATCGGACGAATTTCAGGAATAGTGTTACGCCCGCACTGCTCACAGGCTGCAATCGCAATTTTTTGCCACTGCTGTAATTTTTTACCTTGACGATCGCTATCTAACTTAACACCACAACGCTCCGACCAAAGAGGAGTAATTACATTCACACCTAATTCAACGGATTTTTGAATGGTAAATTCCATACGATCGCCACGAGAAATCACTTGCCCCAAATGAATCGGAAAATGAGATTCACGATCATCAAAAGTTTGCGATAAAATCTCAACTTCAACACGTTTTTTAGTGGTTTCCGTAATCACAGCGTCAAAAGTGTGGCTCGAACCATCAAACAGGATCAACTCCTGCCCCACATTCATACGCAATACACGCCCAACGTGATTCGCTGCGTCCTCACTCAAACTACATTCTTTTTTCCCTGCTAATGGTGCTGGGTGGTAAATTCTTGGTTTTCTCATTGTTATTATATTTTCTCTAAAATTATTTATCTTCTATAAATCTCATCTAGAATTTTACTTGCTCAAGCTAGCAACTCATTAATATTTTGGTATATATTCTAAATAGTATACTATTACCATTTTTTCCATTATTATGTCTTGTTGTACTAAATATAATAATTAAAGAGCAAACAAACCTGCAATTATAGAAAATAGCTCAGCACCTAAAACTATAAACTCACCAGTCTCTTTTAACTTTTCTCTAGAAGGCTTTGGTAAATTTGTTAATTTTGATAATCCTTTTAAAGTGTTTTCTTCATTATCACAATTTTCATCCATATTTTTAGTACTGTATTTCTTCAATATATTTACTACTTCTTCTATCTTACTACTAATATTCTGCTCACTAATAGATAAATAAAGATTTTTTTGAGATCTTGTTATAAGTACATAGATTTTTCTAAAAAATATATTTTTATCGGAATTATAAGATGTATGTAAAAAACTATTAAAACTATGAATAATAATATTTTTTGCTTCAAGACCTTTGACTGATTGCATAGTCATCACTCTAATAACATCATCTTTATTAATTTTTCTTACAATATCTTCAATTATTGCTTTTTGATTTTTTGAATGTGTTAAAACTATTGTTTCTTCTTTTTGCTTTTTAAGTAAATTTTCTAAGTCTATAAATTTATCCCAATCATCAATATAAATATTTCCATCCTCTAATACACAATTTATATCATTTAAAAAATCATTATTTAAATATTTTGCTCTTTTATAATATTGATTTATCTTTGTATCTTTAGATAGAATTTCAAAAGCACATTTTGATATATTCGAAGGTGTTCTATAAACATTCTTAAGATTTTTAACCCTACCTTGCATTGAAATTTTTTCAAATTTAGGATGATGGAAAACCTGAGCAATACTATCCATAGAATATGGATAAAATTTTTGAGCTTCATCTATAAAAAAAATACAATCTTGAATTTCTTCATAAATTAGGCGAATAAATGCTTTTGGCATATCTTGTGTTTCATCACAAATAACATAATCTATTGGGTTGAATTTTAAATATTCTTTTAGTTTTTTTCTAAATTCTGAAATAGCAACATCCCCTTCAAAGACTTCAAATTTATCTTCTATATAGCTATTTTCATCCAACCCTATCCTTTTATAATCAAATTTTATTTCTTTTAAAAAACCTAAAATAGATTTTATATTTATATTTTTCTTATATTTATTTTCTTCAAAAATATTTTCTAAATTGTTGACTAATTTTTTATTAAAACATAAAACTAAAAATTTCTCACTACAATCTTTATGTAATCTATTATTAATAAAATGACTTAAAATTACAGTTTTACCAGTACCAGCAACACCTCTAATAATTCTAAATCCATCAGTATAGCCATTTAAAACACTTAACTGTTTATGGTCAAAAAAAAGTATTTCATCATTACTGATGATTGGTAATATTTTATCTTTTGTTTTTGCAATTTTTTTCTTATCTATCAATAAGGATGCAACCTCTAAAAACTGTTTTTTATTTGGTAAACATGTCACTTGAGTCTTAAAAAATCTTTTGAAATTTTCTTTTGCCTGTAAATCTTCTTTAAAGAAAGAATTAATTTTATATGCATTTAAACTCGCGTGTTCTTTAAAAAACTCTCTAGCATCTTCATAAGTTAAAGAAGGGAATATAATTCTAAACTCTACATTAATAGGCACTTCACCTAGCCTATCTTTAATTTTTCCTAATAACAAATTACGATATTGTTTTGCTTGTTCAAAGGGATTATTTTTACTTATATCTAATTTAGTCCAATTCTTAACTTCAATAACAAATATTCCATATACAGGATGTAGAAGAATAACATCAACTTCTCTACTTGAATTAAAATCTTCAATTTGAATTTTAGGAAGAATAAAAAAATTACTATATTTTCCTTTCCCTTTTAGTAATTTTGTTATTGCTTCTATTACTTCAACTTCTCCATTATTTCCTTTTGATATTCTTTGAAAAACATTTAATAAAGATTTCATTTTCCTTGCTCCTAAATTTACATCGTATGATTTAAGCTACAATCAACTATCAAAATATCATTTCTATTTTTTAACGTAATATTTGTATTATCTCAACTTCAACGTCACTAACCCCACCAACACCAACATCAAAGTAATAATCCAAAATCGCATAATTACACGTGGTTCTGGCCAGCCTTTGAGTTCAAAGTGATGATGAATAGGTGCCATTCTGAAAATACGTTTTCCTCGTAGTTTAAATGACCCAACTTGTAAAAGAACAGAAAGGGTT
This DNA window, taken from Pasteurella skyensis, encodes the following:
- a CDS encoding DMT family transporter, with the translated sequence MVKYHGYIFGLLSGLLWGVTGILYEVLNEDYPFVTSLVIILSLLFLIESGSLLFAGLLCYKKVPQHHKLIKHKRVGILAVIAGLIGGPVGMFCYLQAISYIGVGYAAPISSLYPVFGALLSFLFLKERMTKWGIIGFSIAIFCTLLLSLDLSSSQILLFGVGLAFISALSWGAEIVLSSYVMQFLPSTVVYFFRQLGASLGYLFLLFFFELDTATLFKSFTESHFVFLLGLIFSSSMLSYLLYYQAIYLIKPIRAMMLNITYGFWIVLLSVILGRTEMNISIVLLTIGVVVGTTITLKDKREKL
- a CDS encoding LicD family protein, which produces MKKINLREHQLIALDILKYFDMICRENNIVYSLGGGTLIGAIRHSGFIPWDDDIDVYMCRDEYQKFVNIWQSQNDHKQYSISLAEDIEGQFCGEMTKIFDENTLLVDPKGRKSGIFIDIFIYDAVPNNPDILYKMMKKHRRLKLRFSSCKKRWKRAKEGSISGKIFSTLSHYLFNKMTENLTLFQKNYPIEKADHIGLVLSDYGGWKKSYMPKNYFDDVVYVDFEGEKYPVMKGYHEHLTMYYGDYMTLPPEEEQKPHHTTEVYILE
- a CDS encoding ABC transporter ATP-binding protein, which gives rise to MKLLDIQQLSYQFGTTEVLKNLDLQVKENEIICLLGASGCGKTTLLKAIAGLLEIKQGTITLANQNLNTVAVENRQIGFIFQDYALFPHLTVAENIQFGLSKLSKKEQQFATERVLETVKLQGFEKRYPYELSGGQQQRVAIARSLVCNPKLLLLDEPFSNIDTQTRYEMIDEIKAILKSQNVPAIFVTHSKEEAFAFADRIAIMDQGKIVQYETPTTLYSKPHNKFVADFLGETNYLDCEVIDEHHLNTILDKHYFDKINYSKGKYQWLVRPEQIAINLNSQSKGKVIKKLFLGQQYRYNIAINELYLTAYHRQDIPIGTMVDVGVICDEVVLLNF
- a CDS encoding ribonucleotide-diphosphate reductase subunit beta; the encoded protein is MSRNLFEKRIQIKPYEYPELLEFKDAIRHSYWLHTEFNFTGDIQDYKTVINEKERSVLTRAMLAISQVEVSVKRFWGDLYRYFPKPEIDDVGGTFAESEVRHKDAYSFLLEKLGLNDMFANITEIQPLMDRINYMEEFMREKEEGKEQFILSLVLFSLFVEHISLFGQFLIMMSFNKHKNLFKGISNAVEATSKEEEIHGRFGIALYEILRNEHSELFGDDFYEELKSLANQALEAERNILMWIFEEGDLDFIDLKTVENYITNRYNNSLSTLGIELPYQVDNELLKETEWFDIEILSGKETDFFNKRSTDYSKKMKQITADDLF
- a CDS encoding ribonucleoside-diphosphate reductase subunit alpha; translation: MTYFNTERPDFEWLNDDSRLFLQRGYLLEGTTALERIRYIADHAEQKLKIKGFGDKFYHYMARGYFSLSSPIWSNFGLDRGLPISCFGSYIGDSIADIMSTVAEVGMMSKTGGGTSAYFGDIRPRGSNISNNGKSDGSFNFSKLFDTTIDVISQGTSRKGQFAGYIDIEHADIEEWLDIHTEGNPIQLMYYGVCVGHEWLESMKAGDPYKRQMWARILQRKTETGIPYLFFKDNANAGRPDVYKDKNMNIHASNLCTEIMLPSNSEESFVCCLSSMNLLYFDEWKDTDAPEVLTYFLDAVMSEFIEKSATVPFLDKANRFAKRHRALGLGVLGWHSYLQANHIAFDSFEAMQKNNEIFQVLQQKTFKASQELAEYFGEPEILQGYGRRNTTLMSIAPTKSSSFILGSVSPSVEPFKSNYYVKDLAKIKMVYKNPFLEKLLQEKGLDNEKVWESILVNDGSVQHLTELSEHEKEVFKTFSEISQLSVIQQAAQRQTYIDQGQSINLMVHPNTPARDLNQLYLTAEELGVKSIYYQYSMSAAQVFNRNLLSCSSCEG
- a CDS encoding NTP transferase domain-containing protein codes for the protein MNAIILAAGLGSRFKDITQKTHKALLPINGIPNIERTIIYLHEAGITDIYIVTGHLAEQFSYLSDKYGCHLLKNDKYREYNNIYSFYQAMNYFNNSYVIDSDVVLFKNIFKKQREQSCYFVIERPNSSDKEWVPVLSSNKVRQIKVTNECEPSLLGISYWAKPDCDKIKDEFMNYLEKDTLLNPKLYWDNIPMEIIQELNVTTEQIPLSEGYEMDNLIQYNFILNNLVGKKNEKN
- a CDS encoding choline kinase family protein, giving the protein MKEIIKIVRENLALPFSAIKDISFLGGMTNKNYLVCIENKHIDYVVVRIPGAMTERLIERDYESVNSLLMSEQHFNVETCFIDANSGIKITKYLSDSTALDHTTIKAHSNLELIAKTLKKLHCSTVKFANEFNVFNELDKYIGLLKNKYSFYEYSKDIPDLLLFLKSISSYLTNNKVLVPCHNDLVPENILLKQQSVYFIDWEYSGMNDPMFDIAAFLLESKLNEEEQAFFLHHYFDGEEDGELLKKIHLYQFTQDILWFIWTLVKEENNEFFDDYGQIRIERAIQFMKNWKEQENCEW
- the rnhB gene encoding ribonuclease HII yields the protein MKTTFIYPNSTLIAGVDEVGRGPLVGAVVTAAVILDPHNPIAGLMDSKKLSEKRREALAEEIKQKALCWSLGRAEPEEIDKLNILNATMLAMQRAVKALTIQPNFVLVDGNRTPDFSIPSQAIIKGDNLVAEISAASILAKLVRDNEMKELDKLFPEYGFARHKGYPTKLHFEKLAEFGATPFHRKSFAPVAKIIEQKQIL